In one window of Rhizobium oryzihabitans DNA:
- the ros gene encoding MucR family transcriptional regulator Ros gives MTETAYGNAQDLLVELTADIVAAYVSNHVVPVTDLPGLISDVHTALSGTSAPASVAVNVEKQKPAVSVRKSVQDDHIVCLECGGSFKSLKRHLTTHHSMTPEEYREKWDLPVDYPMVAPAYAEARSRLAKEMGLGQRRKASR, from the coding sequence ATGACGGAAACTGCATACGGTAACGCCCAGGATCTGCTGGTCGAACTGACGGCGGATATTGTGGCTGCCTATGTTAGCAACCACGTCGTTCCGGTAACAGACCTTCCCGGCCTTATTTCGGATGTTCACACGGCACTCAGCGGAACATCGGCACCGGCTTCCGTGGCCGTTAATGTCGAAAAGCAGAAGCCTGCCGTCTCCGTTCGCAAGTCGGTTCAGGACGATCATATCGTCTGTTTGGAATGCGGCGGCTCGTTCAAGTCGCTGAAGCGTCACCTGACGACGCATCACAGCATGACGCCGGAAGAATACCGTGAGAAGTGGGACCTGCCGGTCGACTATCCGATGGTTGCTCCCGCCTATGCCGAGGCCCGTTCGCGGCTCGCCAAGGAAATGGGTCTCGGCCAGCGCCGCAAGGCCAGCCGCTAG
- the mnhG gene encoding monovalent cation/H(+) antiporter subunit G: MMGWIVAILVAALTVSGAAFSLIAAIGINRLPDVYTRMHAASKAGTVGSGLLLLAVGIHAVELSTLARALAGFFFFILTAPVSAHLLAMAAHKAGYPLDVKSVVDDLKKI, translated from the coding sequence ATGATGGGCTGGATCGTGGCTATTCTTGTTGCGGCGCTGACTGTCTCCGGGGCGGCGTTCTCGCTGATCGCGGCGATAGGGATTAATCGCCTGCCGGATGTCTACACACGCATGCATGCGGCTTCCAAGGCGGGCACAGTCGGGTCCGGCCTGCTTCTTCTCGCCGTCGGTATTCACGCGGTGGAATTATCGACGCTGGCGCGGGCGCTCGCCGGTTTCTTCTTCTTTATTCTGACTGCGCCGGTCTCCGCACATCTTCTTGCAATGGCCGCGCACAAGGCAGGTTATCCACTGGATGTTAAATCGGTAGTTGATGACTTGAAGAAAATTTGA
- a CDS encoding cation:proton antiporter, translating to MTPELIVSFATILASVVLSVAFLLTVYRVVAGPTLPDRIVALDMLVGIAIGFIAVIAIRTGVNLYVDIAIALGLVGFLATVAFARFVLSRGPDGKRERQTVLDGERTPETAEKPAKPGPSGGKRKGGR from the coding sequence ATGACGCCGGAACTAATAGTTTCATTTGCAACTATACTTGCCTCGGTTGTACTGTCGGTCGCCTTTTTGCTGACAGTATATCGGGTTGTGGCAGGTCCGACCTTGCCGGATCGGATCGTGGCACTCGATATGCTGGTCGGTATTGCGATCGGCTTCATCGCAGTCATCGCCATCCGTACCGGCGTCAATCTTTATGTCGATATCGCCATTGCGCTCGGTCTCGTGGGCTTCCTGGCGACGGTCGCCTTTGCCCGTTTCGTGCTGTCGCGCGGCCCGGATGGCAAACGGGAACGACAGACGGTGCTGGATGGCGAGCGGACGCCGGAAACCGCTGAAAAGCCAGCAAAACCGGGGCCGAGTGGCGGAAAAAGAAAGGGTGGACGATGA
- a CDS encoding Na+/H+ antiporter subunit E, translating to MSLYIVQLLFVAVWLAVSGSISLANIVFGLIVSTLALGLIRHQLPGGDNHWLRLTRVLSLVLLFFKELALSAWKVAVLVTRPRLDVKPGIFAYPLTVTTDFQITLLANLITLTPGTLSVDVSADRKTLYVHAIDCSDIEATKNDIRNGFEKKIMEAFQG from the coding sequence ATGAGCCTCTATATTGTCCAGCTGCTCTTCGTCGCCGTGTGGCTTGCGGTAAGCGGCAGCATCTCACTGGCGAATATCGTCTTCGGCCTCATCGTTTCGACGCTGGCGCTCGGCCTCATCCGCCACCAGCTACCGGGCGGCGATAATCACTGGCTGCGACTTACCCGGGTGCTGTCGCTCGTGCTGCTGTTCTTCAAGGAGCTGGCGCTGTCCGCCTGGAAGGTGGCGGTGCTGGTGACGCGGCCGAGACTCGACGTGAAGCCCGGCATATTCGCCTATCCGCTGACGGTGACGACGGATTTCCAGATCACGCTGCTCGCCAACCTCATCACTTTGACCCCCGGCACGCTGTCGGTCGATGTTTCGGCGGACCGAAAAACGCTTTACGTCCACGCAATCGATTGCAGCGATATCGAAGCCACGAAGAACGACATCAGAAATGGCTTTGAAAAAAAGATCATGGAGGCGTTTCAGGGATGA
- a CDS encoding Na+/H+ antiporter subunit D: MASSTTSAVSDLSAALVVAPVPFADWLIILPVALCIGAGAILMMMRHAIRRHAAIAITALSLLVLLDAALLWKVVTQGPFTMVMGRWLPPFGIAFTADLTGALLSLAAAIVALAGAIHASADIDNSGRRYGFYPFLMLLMAGVTGAFLTGDLFNLYVWFEVLLISSFGLIVLGSTREQIDGALKYAILNLIGTTLFLITVGYLYAIFGTLNMADIAQKATELRGTAPLMTLASLFALAFAMKAAAFPVNFWLPASYHTPRIVVSALFGGLLTKVGIYSLLRVMVMLFPVEREELSIVIAISAALTMVLGAMGALAQNDIRRMLGYVVISGIGYMMAGIAIGTPSGVSGAIFYALHSMVLMTALYLAAGHAARLGGSFSMRSLSGLYRQAPWFSALALALFFAGSGLPPFSGFWPKAVLVKSAIDIGAWWLAAAILASGFIATIAFGRLFLLCFWRPAVATAGQTPAPPASPLSAPSLVPLVGLTALVVGFGLFPESLLNLSQQAAAGLADPQAYIQSVFSEGGKP, translated from the coding sequence ATGGCTTCATCCACCACCTCCGCAGTTTCCGATCTTTCCGCAGCGCTCGTTGTCGCTCCGGTGCCCTTTGCCGACTGGCTGATCATCCTGCCCGTCGCGCTCTGTATCGGCGCAGGCGCCATTCTCATGATGATGCGCCACGCGATCCGCCGGCATGCGGCCATTGCCATCACGGCGCTTTCCCTGCTGGTGCTTCTCGATGCCGCATTGCTGTGGAAGGTCGTGACGCAAGGGCCGTTCACCATGGTCATGGGCCGCTGGCTGCCGCCCTTCGGCATTGCCTTCACTGCCGACCTCACCGGTGCCCTGCTATCGCTCGCGGCTGCGATTGTCGCGCTCGCCGGCGCCATCCACGCCAGCGCCGATATCGACAATAGCGGCAGGCGATACGGTTTTTATCCCTTCCTGATGCTTCTGATGGCCGGTGTTACCGGCGCGTTCCTGACCGGCGACCTCTTCAACCTCTATGTCTGGTTCGAGGTGCTGCTGATTTCGTCCTTCGGGCTGATCGTGCTCGGCTCGACACGCGAGCAGATCGACGGCGCGCTGAAATACGCCATTCTGAACCTCATCGGCACAACGCTGTTTTTGATCACGGTCGGTTATCTCTACGCCATCTTCGGCACGCTCAACATGGCCGATATCGCGCAGAAGGCGACTGAGCTACGTGGTACTGCACCGCTGATGACGCTTGCCAGCCTCTTTGCGCTCGCCTTCGCCATGAAGGCGGCGGCATTTCCGGTGAATTTCTGGCTGCCCGCTTCCTATCACACACCGCGAATCGTCGTTTCCGCCCTGTTCGGCGGCCTGCTCACCAAGGTCGGCATCTATTCGCTGCTGCGCGTCATGGTCATGCTGTTTCCGGTCGAGCGTGAGGAACTCAGCATCGTCATCGCCATCTCCGCGGCGCTGACCATGGTGCTGGGCGCCATGGGCGCGCTGGCCCAGAACGATATTCGCCGGATGCTCGGTTATGTCGTCATATCAGGCATCGGTTACATGATGGCGGGCATCGCCATCGGCACGCCCTCCGGCGTATCAGGCGCGATATTCTACGCGCTGCATTCCATGGTGCTGATGACGGCGCTTTATCTTGCTGCCGGCCATGCCGCCCGCCTCGGCGGCAGCTTCAGCATGCGCTCGCTCAGTGGCCTTTACCGGCAGGCGCCTTGGTTCTCGGCGCTCGCGCTCGCGCTGTTTTTCGCCGGCTCCGGCCTGCCGCCCTTTTCCGGCTTCTGGCCGAAGGCGGTCCTCGTCAAATCGGCGATCGATATCGGCGCCTGGTGGCTTGCAGCCGCCATCCTTGCCTCCGGCTTCATCGCCACCATCGCCTTTGGTCGGCTCTTCCTTCTGTGCTTCTGGCGTCCGGCAGTGGCGACGGCCGGCCAAACTCCCGCGCCGCCCGCGTCACCACTCTCTGCACCCTCTCTCGTGCCGCTGGTGGGCCTGACAGCGCTGGTGGTGGGCTTCGGCCTGTTTCCCGAAAGCCTGCTCAATCTCAGCCAGCAGGCGGCCGCCGGGCTGGCTGATCCGCAGGCCTATATCCAGTCCGTCTTTTCCGAGGGGGGCAAACCATGA
- a CDS encoding Na+/H+ antiporter subunit C, translated as MEAVFSILVGIFFSVAIYLMLSRHSIRMLLGIAILGNAVNLLLFTAGRLTREVPPIIPAGMDTLPAGAANPLPQALILTAIVISFSFFCFLLVLTWRAFQELQTDDTDEMRTAEPAGEPLPPLGY; from the coding sequence ATGGAAGCGGTTTTCTCCATTCTCGTCGGCATCTTCTTTTCGGTTGCGATCTATCTCATGCTGTCGCGCCACAGCATCCGCATGCTGCTGGGCATCGCCATTCTCGGCAATGCGGTCAATCTGCTGCTGTTCACGGCGGGAAGGCTGACGCGCGAAGTGCCGCCGATCATTCCGGCTGGCATGGATACGCTGCCGGCAGGTGCCGCCAATCCGCTGCCGCAGGCGCTGATCCTGACGGCAATCGTCATTTCCTTTTCCTTCTTCTGTTTCCTTCTGGTGCTGACCTGGCGTGCGTTCCAGGAATTGCAGACCGATGACACGGACGAAATGCGCACCGCAGAACCGGCAGGCGAGCCTTTGCCGCCGCTCGGTTATTGA
- a CDS encoding Na+/H+ antiporter subunit B has protein sequence MNTLILRTVAPVVTSLMVLFSIFVLLRGHNEPGGGFIGGLIAVSALAIYGIAYGVAAVRRAIVFHPLSIAGAGLLMAMLSGLASIAAGVPFMTGLWIYPSLFGIEVPLSTVMSFDIGVYLVVVGAITSIALALEERESD, from the coding sequence ATGAACACGCTCATTCTGCGCACCGTCGCCCCTGTCGTCACCAGCCTCATGGTGCTGTTTTCCATCTTTGTGCTGCTGCGTGGCCATAACGAGCCGGGCGGCGGTTTCATCGGCGGGTTGATCGCGGTTTCGGCGCTGGCGATCTACGGCATCGCCTATGGCGTGGCGGCGGTCCGGCGCGCCATCGTGTTTCATCCGCTGTCCATCGCCGGCGCCGGGCTTCTCATGGCGATGCTCTCCGGCCTCGCCTCGATTGCCGCGGGCGTGCCGTTCATGACCGGGCTCTGGATCTATCCAAGCCTGTTCGGCATCGAAGTGCCGCTCTCCACCGTCATGTCCTTCGATATCGGCGTCTACCTCGTCGTGGTCGGCGCCATCACCTCCATTGCCTTGGCACTGGAAGAAAGGGAAAGCGACTGA
- a CDS encoding putative monovalent cation/H+ antiporter subunit A yields the protein MTSDVTSLTFLSLFLPFLAALAAPALVKRFGHNAAWILAIAPGLAFAHFALMLPQVAAGGVVTGGYAWVPSFNLSFSWFIDGLSLTFALLITGIGLLIVLYAGGYMKGHPQQGRFLSFLLLFMGAMLGVVVSDSLLMLFVYWELTSITSFLLIGFDHTRPAARRAALQALVVTGGGGLLLLAGLIFIWDMSGMTQLSMLVRGGDILRDSPFYLAALLLVLGGAFTKSAQFPFHFWLPNAMEAPTPVSAYLHSATMVKAGVYLLMRFNPVLGDTAAWQILLPFFGGLTMLTGALLAVRQTDLKLMLAYTTVSSLGLLVMLTGFGSDHAIEAAVLYLVAHSLFKGALFMVAGIIDHEAGTRDVTKLGGLRKAMPITFWAALAAAISMAGLPPFFGFLAKEEIYYALAHGNPRAVLFTGVAILGNALMFAIAFAVALKPFLGKPVKTPKHAHEGPLLLWLGPALLAVKGLTIALFSGIAHFYISTPMASAVAGEARPIEISLIPHIGVPLGLSLLTIALGIVLYTQLSAVRGLIDRTFKALGAGPDRGFDVFIEMLVKVSFHITRIIQPGRLEFYVTATFAVIAAVLLVPLFLYGELPAMPAWPHDMQIHELTFIVIAVAGLFAVLTASSRLTAIIALGIQGFAVAVIFLLFGAPDLSFTQFMVETLSVVILTLVMTRLRLSPSDHRGLGQKLLDSTIAIACGTGFALFLMRATEASFDNRLTDFYNTYSKVIAHGANVVNVIIVDFRGTDTLGEIAVVMITGLAILALIRIRPAAAVKGPAKTAKKKGARA from the coding sequence ATGACATCAGATGTCACGTCGCTGACATTCCTGTCGCTGTTTTTGCCGTTTCTGGCAGCACTTGCCGCACCGGCGCTGGTGAAGAGGTTCGGTCACAACGCCGCATGGATCCTGGCGATTGCGCCCGGGCTGGCATTTGCCCATTTCGCGCTGATGCTGCCGCAGGTGGCGGCGGGCGGCGTGGTAACGGGTGGTTATGCCTGGGTTCCGAGTTTCAACCTCAGCTTCTCCTGGTTCATCGACGGCCTGTCGCTGACATTCGCGCTTCTCATCACCGGCATCGGCCTGCTGATCGTGCTTTATGCGGGCGGGTACATGAAGGGGCACCCGCAGCAGGGGCGTTTCCTGTCATTCCTGCTTCTGTTCATGGGGGCGATGCTGGGCGTCGTCGTTTCCGACAGCCTGCTGATGCTGTTCGTTTATTGGGAGCTGACCTCGATAACCTCCTTCCTGCTGATCGGCTTTGACCATACGCGTCCCGCCGCCCGCCGTGCCGCCTTGCAGGCGCTGGTGGTCACGGGTGGGGGCGGTTTGCTGCTGCTCGCCGGGCTGATCTTCATCTGGGACATGAGCGGCATGACGCAATTGTCCATGCTGGTGCGTGGTGGCGACATATTGCGCGACAGCCCGTTTTATCTCGCCGCGCTGCTTCTGGTGCTCGGCGGCGCCTTTACCAAATCGGCGCAGTTTCCCTTCCATTTCTGGCTGCCCAACGCCATGGAAGCGCCGACCCCGGTTTCGGCCTATCTGCATTCCGCAACAATGGTGAAGGCCGGCGTCTATCTTCTGATGCGCTTCAATCCCGTGCTCGGCGATACCGCCGCCTGGCAGATATTGCTGCCGTTCTTCGGCGGGCTGACCATGCTCACCGGCGCGCTGCTTGCCGTGCGCCAGACCGATCTGAAGCTGATGCTCGCTTATACCACGGTGTCGTCGCTCGGCCTGCTGGTCATGCTGACCGGCTTCGGTTCGGACCATGCCATCGAGGCGGCGGTGCTTTATCTGGTGGCGCATTCGCTTTTCAAGGGCGCGCTGTTCATGGTTGCCGGCATCATCGACCACGAAGCCGGCACCCGCGACGTGACGAAGCTCGGCGGCCTGCGAAAAGCCATGCCGATCACCTTCTGGGCGGCGCTCGCGGCGGCCATCTCCATGGCGGGCCTGCCGCCCTTCTTCGGCTTTCTCGCCAAGGAAGAGATTTATTATGCGCTGGCGCACGGCAATCCGCGCGCCGTGCTGTTCACCGGCGTCGCCATTCTCGGCAATGCGCTGATGTTCGCCATCGCCTTCGCGGTGGCGCTGAAACCCTTCCTCGGCAAGCCGGTGAAAACCCCGAAACACGCGCATGAGGGACCGCTGCTGCTGTGGCTCGGCCCGGCGTTGCTGGCGGTGAAGGGGCTGACCATCGCTCTCTTTTCCGGTATCGCGCATTTCTACATTTCGACGCCGATGGCAAGCGCGGTCGCGGGCGAGGCACGCCCGATTGAAATATCGCTCATTCCCCATATCGGCGTGCCGCTCGGCCTGTCGCTGCTGACGATCGCGCTCGGCATCGTCCTCTACACGCAGCTTTCCGCTGTCCGTGGACTGATCGACCGCACCTTCAAGGCGCTGGGGGCAGGGCCGGACAGGGGCTTTGACGTCTTCATCGAAATGCTGGTGAAAGTGTCGTTCCACATCACCCGGATCATCCAGCCGGGCAGGCTGGAATTCTACGTCACCGCCACATTCGCCGTCATCGCCGCGGTGCTGCTTGTGCCGCTGTTCCTTTATGGCGAACTTCCCGCCATGCCGGCATGGCCGCACGATATGCAGATCCATGAGCTGACCTTCATCGTCATTGCGGTGGCGGGTCTCTTTGCGGTGCTCACGGCTTCCAGCCGGCTGACCGCCATCATCGCGCTCGGCATTCAGGGCTTTGCCGTGGCCGTCATCTTCCTGCTGTTCGGCGCCCCCGATCTTTCCTTCACGCAGTTCATGGTCGAGACGCTGTCGGTGGTGATATTGACGCTGGTGATGACGCGGCTTCGCCTGTCACCGTCGGACCATCGCGGTCTTGGCCAGAAGCTGCTGGACAGCACCATCGCCATCGCCTGCGGCACCGGCTTTGCCCTGTTCCTGATGCGGGCGACGGAAGCCTCGTTCGACAATCGCCTGACGGACTTCTACAATACCTATTCCAAGGTCATCGCCCACGGCGCCAATGTGGTGAACGTCATCATCGTCGATTTCCGTGGCACGGATACGCTCGGCGAAATCGCGGTGGTGATGATCACAGGTCTCGCCATCCTCGCGCTCATCCGCATCCGCCCGGCCGCCGCCGTCAAGGGGCCGGCCAAGACCGCGAAAAAGAAGGGAGCGCGGGCATGA
- the msrB gene encoding peptide-methionine (R)-S-oxide reductase MsrB has translation MSDLTSPKVNKSDADWREQLTPEQYHILREHGTERAFTGPYWDTFQKGLYRCAACDEPLFLSDTKFDAGCGWPSYFEPVKPGAVTEHRDASYGMVRTEIRCANCGGHLGHVFPDGPKPTGLRYCINGHSMVFEPI, from the coding sequence ATGAGCGATCTGACATCCCCCAAAGTGAACAAGAGCGATGCCGACTGGCGCGAGCAGCTGACGCCGGAGCAATATCACATCCTGCGTGAACACGGCACGGAGCGCGCCTTTACCGGCCCCTACTGGGACACGTTCCAGAAGGGTCTTTACCGCTGCGCTGCCTGCGACGAGCCGCTGTTCCTCTCCGACACGAAATTCGATGCGGGCTGCGGATGGCCGAGCTACTTCGAGCCGGTAAAGCCGGGCGCCGTGACGGAACATCGTGACGCGAGCTACGGCATGGTGCGCACGGAAATCCGCTGCGCCAATTGCGGCGGCCATCTCGGCCACGTCTTCCCGGACGGCCCGAAGCCAACCGGCCTGCGCTACTGCATCAACGGCCATTCGATGGTGTTCGAACCGATCTGA
- a CDS encoding LysE family translocator, translated as MALETILIFIPACFALNMAFGPNNLLSMTVGARYGMATAVMAASGRLVAFAGMIAIAALGLGALLMASEMMFSLIKWIGVLYLLWIGFKLIRSRADVTAPDVSSGNGNVLKTYLRQEFFVASGNPKAILIFTAFFPQFIQQDAYWQSFATLGAIFLLLEVVAITVYAFVGSRLSGLMRNARALKRVNRISGSMMMAFGVMLAFARRPA; from the coding sequence ATGGCGCTAGAAACCATCCTCATATTCATTCCCGCCTGCTTTGCCCTGAACATGGCGTTCGGGCCCAACAATCTCCTGTCGATGACTGTCGGTGCGCGATACGGCATGGCGACGGCGGTGATGGCGGCAAGCGGCCGGCTGGTTGCTTTCGCGGGCATGATTGCGATTGCTGCGCTGGGCCTCGGCGCACTTTTGATGGCGTCCGAAATGATGTTTTCGCTGATCAAATGGATCGGCGTTCTCTACCTGCTGTGGATCGGCTTCAAGCTCATCCGCTCAAGGGCGGACGTCACCGCTCCCGATGTATCCTCGGGCAACGGAAATGTTCTCAAGACCTATCTGCGGCAGGAGTTTTTCGTCGCCTCCGGCAATCCGAAGGCCATCCTGATCTTCACGGCGTTTTTCCCGCAATTCATCCAGCAGGACGCCTATTGGCAGAGTTTCGCCACGCTCGGCGCAATTTTCCTGCTGCTCGAGGTGGTGGCTATCACCGTTTACGCCTTTGTGGGTTCTCGGCTGTCCGGTCTGATGCGTAATGCGCGCGCCCTGAAGCGCGTGAACCGGATCAGCGGCTCCATGATGATGGCCTTCGGCGTCATGCTCGCCTTCGCCCGGCGTCCGGCCTGA
- a CDS encoding GNAT family N-acetyltransferase, giving the protein MSVELRDATVDDLSGIMEIYNDAVLNTTAIWNEVLVDLDNRKEWFSARKSRGFPVIVAILDGKVAGYASYGDWRAFDGYRHTREHSVYVHKDARGHGIGKKLMQALIDHASGNDVHVLIAAIESENHASIRLHESLGFSVVGRFSEVGTKFGRWLDLTCMELKLN; this is encoded by the coding sequence ATGAGCGTGGAACTGCGCGATGCGACCGTGGATGATCTTTCCGGCATCATGGAGATTTACAATGACGCGGTCCTGAACACGACGGCGATCTGGAACGAGGTGCTGGTCGATCTGGATAACCGCAAGGAGTGGTTTTCCGCCCGCAAGTCACGCGGCTTTCCGGTCATCGTCGCGATTCTTGACGGCAAGGTCGCCGGCTATGCTTCCTATGGCGACTGGCGCGCCTTCGACGGTTATCGCCACACCCGCGAACATTCCGTCTATGTCCACAAGGACGCACGTGGCCACGGCATCGGCAAAAAGCTGATGCAGGCGCTGATCGACCATGCATCCGGCAATGACGTGCATGTACTGATCGCCGCAATCGAATCGGAAAATCACGCCTCCATCCGCCTGCACGAAAGCCTGGGTTTCAGTGTCGTCGGCCGGTTTTCGGAAGTTGGCACCAAATTCGGCCGCTGGCTGGACCTGACCTGCATGGAGCTGAAGCTGAATTAG
- the trhA gene encoding PAQR family membrane homeostasis protein TrhA: MSNVWRFGRQYDFHEIVADGIVHGVGIVFALVGATALIFYATVWGSLSAIAAAWIYGLGLVACLSVSFTYNIWPHSNVKWFLRRLDHSAIFILIAATYTPFLMRGIHDPLIATMLGLIWLAAICGILLKCLFPGRYDRVAIGLYLAMGWSGIMVVQPLSSHLAPVTLWLIVAGGVIYSLGVVFHVWEKLRFQNAIWHGFVVAAAVVHYFAVVTSFSLAPLTS, translated from the coding sequence ATGAGTAACGTGTGGCGGTTTGGTCGCCAGTATGATTTTCACGAGATTGTCGCCGATGGCATCGTCCACGGCGTGGGTATCGTTTTTGCGCTGGTGGGCGCCACGGCGCTGATTTTTTACGCGACCGTCTGGGGCAGCCTCAGCGCCATTGCGGCCGCCTGGATTTATGGTCTCGGCCTCGTCGCCTGTCTTTCCGTGTCTTTCACCTATAATATCTGGCCGCATTCCAACGTAAAATGGTTCCTGCGCCGGCTGGACCATTCGGCGATCTTCATCCTGATTGCAGCCACCTATACGCCCTTCCTGATGCGCGGCATTCACGATCCGCTGATTGCCACGATGCTGGGGCTGATCTGGCTTGCCGCCATCTGCGGCATATTGCTCAAATGCCTGTTTCCCGGCCGATACGACCGCGTCGCCATCGGCCTTTATCTCGCCATGGGCTGGAGCGGCATCATGGTGGTGCAGCCGCTTTCGTCCCATCTGGCGCCTGTCACGCTCTGGCTGATCGTTGCCGGCGGCGTCATCTATTCGCTTGGCGTGGTCTTCCATGTCTGGGAAAAGCTGCGGTTCCAGAACGCCATCTGGCACGGTTTCGTCGTCGCCGCCGCCGTGGTCCACTATTTTGCGGTCGTCACCTCCTTCAGCCTCGCTCCCCTGACGTCCTGA
- a CDS encoding TraR/DksA family transcriptional regulator, with amino-acid sequence MNVESYEKILRDRQRELYRRLHRIEADFEEPRNPDDDDRATERSNDEVLDELGQVGQDELRAIDAALDRIANGTFGTCVKCGKKISEDRLKAVPYTPFCQECAAAL; translated from the coding sequence ATGAATGTCGAAAGTTACGAGAAAATCCTGCGAGACCGCCAGCGTGAGCTTTATCGCCGCCTGCATAGAATAGAGGCTGATTTCGAGGAGCCGCGCAACCCTGATGACGACGACCGCGCGACCGAGCGCAGCAATGACGAGGTGCTGGACGAGCTGGGGCAGGTGGGGCAGGACGAGCTGCGCGCCATCGACGCCGCCCTCGACCGCATCGCGAACGGCACTTTCGGCACCTGCGTCAAATGCGGCAAGAAAATTTCGGAAGACCGCCTGAAAGCCGTTCCCTATACGCCGTTCTGCCAGGAATGCGCTGCGGCGCTTTGA
- a CDS encoding universal stress protein, producing MYKKIIVPVDLSATDKGEKILAKAKALLDADGEIVLINVVEELPGYMAIDLPVDLIENAIKDAKAKLADLKTRVGFNGSQEIRSGAPAREIIAAAEEHKADLIIIASHTPDFTNYFIGATADRVVRHAKCSVLIDR from the coding sequence ATGTACAAAAAGATCATCGTACCGGTAGACCTCAGCGCCACCGACAAGGGTGAAAAAATCCTCGCCAAGGCCAAGGCGCTGCTGGATGCCGATGGCGAGATCGTCCTCATCAATGTGGTTGAGGAACTTCCCGGCTACATGGCGATCGACCTGCCCGTCGACCTTATTGAAAATGCCATCAAGGACGCCAAGGCGAAACTAGCGGACTTGAAGACGAGGGTCGGTTTCAACGGCAGTCAGGAAATCCGCAGCGGCGCGCCCGCGCGTGAGATCATTGCCGCCGCCGAAGAGCACAAGGCGGACCTCATCATCATCGCGTCGCATACGCCGGACTTTACCAACTATTTCATCGGCGCCACCGCAGACCGCGTGGTGCGCCACGCCAAGTGCTCGGTGCTGATCGACCGTTAA
- a CDS encoding VOC family protein, which produces MSEIKQFALTRPAYVGQAHLVVHDRPRVSDFYQKIIGLSVIEKSPSGEVLGVNGQPLLTLSTSTAAERAPRNAAGLFHTAFLMPSRHDLAHWLVHAAHNNIQLQGASDHLVSEAIYLADPEGNGIEVYRDRSPEEWTYQQDGTVEMATLGLNLQALYDSAPKTAFEGAAEGTAIGHIHLQVGNIPQADEFYQDVLGLKIMARYPGASFFGSGAYHHHVAANIWNSRGATARKDNMTGLSGYSLKFNERDALDRAAAALDRLEIATERQGDGIVLKDPWGIGLKLSA; this is translated from the coding sequence ATGAGTGAAATCAAACAATTCGCCCTGACGCGCCCGGCTTATGTCGGTCAGGCTCATCTCGTCGTTCACGATCGGCCGCGCGTTTCGGATTTCTACCAGAAGATCATCGGTCTTTCGGTCATCGAAAAAAGCCCGAGCGGCGAGGTTCTCGGCGTCAATGGCCAGCCGCTGCTGACGCTTTCCACCTCAACTGCCGCGGAGCGCGCGCCGCGCAATGCCGCAGGCCTGTTCCACACCGCCTTCCTGATGCCGAGCCGCCACGATCTCGCGCATTGGCTGGTGCATGCCGCCCACAACAATATCCAGCTTCAGGGCGCGTCCGACCATCTGGTCAGCGAGGCGATCTATCTTGCCGACCCGGAAGGCAACGGCATCGAGGTGTATCGCGACCGTTCGCCGGAGGAATGGACCTATCAGCAGGACGGCACGGTGGAGATGGCAACGCTCGGCCTCAATCTGCAGGCGCTTTACGACAGTGCACCGAAGACGGCGTTCGAAGGCGCTGCAGAGGGAACCGCAATCGGCCATATCCATCTGCAGGTCGGCAATATTCCGCAGGCGGATGAATTTTATCAGGACGTGCTGGGGCTGAAGATCATGGCGCGGTATCCGGGCGCGAGCTTCTTCGGCTCCGGGGCCTATCACCACCACGTGGCGGCCAATATCTGGAACAGCCGCGGCGCCACGGCCCGCAAGGACAACATGACCGGCCTTTCCGGCTACTCGCTGAAATTCAACGAGCGTGATGCCCTTGACCGCGCTGCGGCTGCTCTCGACCGGCTGGAAATCGCCACGGAACGGCAGGGCGATGGTATTGTCCTGAAGGATCCGTGGGGCATCGGGCTGAAGCTTTCCGCGTAA